TGAATGGCAAAGGTATGGCGTCCACCCTGGAAATGGTCATGAGTCAGGATGGAGCCGCCAACGATGGGCAGATCGGCATTGGAACCGATAAAGTAATGCGGATACTCCCCCACGAAAGCCAGCAGCCTACGCAGCGTATCCTTGGTTAATTTCATCGGCACATGATCGTGATGGAAAATAATGCAGTGCTCGTTGTAGTACACGTATGGCGAGTATTGGAAGAACCAAGGTTCGCCGTTCAATTCCAAAGGAATGACACGTAGGTTTTGACGGGCCGGGTGGTTGACCCGTCCCGCATAGCCCACATTTTCACGACAAAGTTGGCATTTCGGATATACCGGAGGCGGAAGCAGCTTTGCCATCGCGATTTCCTTTGGACTTTTCTCCGGCTTGGACAGGTTGATTGTAATCTCCATATCTCCATAAGCTGTATCCTGTGTCCAATACACATTCTTGGAGATACGGTCCATCCGAATGTAGTTGGAATGAATTGAAAGCTCATAAAATTGCGAGGTAGCCGCCTCAATGCCTTCAGTCTGCTCCGTATGACGGAATGCGCGCACCACCTCAGATGGACGTGCCATCAATTGACCCATAATTTTTGCATCGAGCAAATCACGGAACGTATCGCTATTTTCAGGAATAAGTCCAATGGTGAACCCATAATCAATTAACGTATCCAGCAATGGTTGGGGTCCATCCAACACCGTCTCGTTCAATACTCCAGCATACGGCTCGGAGAACCCAAACTGTTCTAGCAGTAGATTACGGCTGTAATCCCGATCCGCTTCTTCAATCAATTTGTTCTGCAAGGAAAATGCTACCAGACGTTCAATGGCATGCAGTGCTTCCTGCTGCT
This window of the Paenibacillus marchantiae genome carries:
- a CDS encoding UDP-glucose--hexose-1-phosphate uridylyltransferase — its product is MSQTQLAAGATERTPEQQEALHAIERLVAFSLQNKLIEEADRDYSRNLLLEQFGFSEPYAGVLNETVLDGPQPLLDTLIDYGFTIGLIPENSDTFRDLLDAKIMGQLMARPSEVVRAFRHTEQTEGIEAATSQFYELSIHSNYIRMDRISKNVYWTQDTAYGDMEITINLSKPEKSPKEIAMAKLLPPPVYPKCQLCRENVGYAGRVNHPARQNLRVIPLELNGEPWFFQYSPYVYYNEHCIIFHHDHVPMKLTKDTLRRLLAFVGEYPHYFIGSNADLPIVGGSILTHDHFQGGRHTFAIQNAKPEAVFRHAGSPGLTLSLVKWPMSVLRLASHDPAELLEAGNAVYEAWKVYSDSTVEIEAFSEVDGEQIPHNTVTPIVRRSADGGYEMDLVLRNNRTNDEHPEGIFHPHREMHHLKKENIGLIEVMGLAILPGRLKEELDSIADILAGDTKLAEAAKASEHVLNKHLGWAEELIERFGPNLNKEQAVALVQQEVGLKFAEILEHAGVYKYDEAGRQAFRRFVSSMGYTE